A region from the Vicingaceae bacterium genome encodes:
- a CDS encoding peptidyl-prolyl cis-trans isomerase: MKKKLFFALAGYLFLCTSIYAQNKEKKLTGKSNNPPVLVINKEDTTYLDEFLAVYNKNSHLGEKQSLEDYMQLFVNFKLKVYEAKKMGLDTMPAFLAELKTYRTQLAQPYLNDKEVSDKLLKEAYDRMQYDVRAAHILVRCPENASPADTLECWKRIMKIRERILKDKEPFELVAREESEDPSVKENGGDLGYFNVFYMVYPFETAAYTTPVGEVSMPVRTRFGYHLVYVKDKRPARGQIKVAHIMKRFPVNATEEDKQKAKEKIFEIYNRLKNGESFEELAKTESDDKSTSLHGGVLPVFGTGRMVESFEDAAFALKKDGDISEPVETPYGWHIIKRLEKYDLKPFEDMKAELKQKMAKDSRTYLSKESFVNRLKKEYGYKEYPQNLKDIYTLVNKDIFEAKWKKPADLSKYNKPVFELNGRKYTQEEFIEYMYKMQYRKPVTTIAQVVNEYFKEFVKETVLKIEDENLEKKYPEFARLYKEYYEGILLFNITDQMVWSKAVKDTAGLKAFYEENKNKYLWDERVDAVIFESNDMNVLTKFKKAYSKMVKKGKDGLASLLAKYNKKSEVIKIHSGLYLKGENPLLNPFEWTEGISEIASIKDKFVFVHIKKIVPPSPKDFNLVKGAVISDYQQYLEKKWLDDLKQKYPVEVFYENLKNVNQQ; the protein is encoded by the coding sequence ATGAAAAAAAAGTTGTTTTTCGCACTGGCAGGTTATTTATTTTTATGCACATCAATTTATGCTCAGAATAAAGAAAAAAAATTGACCGGTAAATCAAATAATCCGCCGGTTTTGGTCATAAACAAAGAAGACACTACTTACTTGGACGAATTTTTGGCTGTTTACAACAAAAACAGCCATCTCGGCGAAAAACAATCATTGGAAGATTACATGCAGTTGTTTGTCAATTTTAAACTTAAAGTATACGAAGCCAAAAAAATGGGCCTGGATACCATGCCGGCTTTTTTGGCGGAATTGAAAACCTACCGGACACAATTGGCTCAGCCATATTTAAATGACAAAGAAGTATCAGATAAACTTTTGAAAGAGGCCTATGATCGTATGCAGTATGATGTCAGGGCTGCTCATATTTTGGTGAGATGCCCGGAAAATGCAAGTCCTGCCGATACACTAGAATGTTGGAAAAGAATTATGAAAATCAGGGAACGAATTTTGAAAGACAAAGAACCTTTTGAATTAGTGGCAAGGGAAGAGTCGGAAGATCCTTCGGTAAAAGAAAATGGAGGAGATCTGGGGTATTTCAATGTTTTTTACATGGTATATCCATTTGAAACTGCGGCTTATACAACGCCGGTTGGAGAGGTGTCCATGCCTGTGCGTACTCGTTTTGGTTATCATCTTGTTTATGTCAAGGACAAAAGACCTGCTCGGGGACAAATAAAAGTGGCCCATATTATGAAACGCTTTCCTGTGAATGCAACGGAAGAGGACAAACAAAAAGCCAAAGAAAAAATCTTTGAGATATACAACAGGTTAAAAAATGGTGAATCATTCGAGGAGTTGGCAAAAACCGAAAGTGATGATAAAAGCACATCATTGCACGGAGGGGTCTTGCCGGTTTTTGGCACAGGAAGAATGGTTGAAAGTTTTGAAGATGCCGCATTTGCTTTGAAAAAAGACGGAGATATCTCCGAACCTGTAGAAACTCCCTATGGTTGGCATATTATCAAAAGGTTGGAAAAATATGATTTGAAACCTTTTGAAGATATGAAAGCCGAATTAAAACAAAAGATGGCAAAAGATTCAAGAACCTATTTAAGCAAAGAATCCTTTGTTAACCGTTTGAAAAAAGAATATGGATACAAAGAATATCCACAAAACTTGAAAGATATTTATACTCTGGTCAATAAAGACATTTTTGAAGCAAAATGGAAAAAACCTGCAGATCTGTCAAAATATAACAAACCAGTGTTTGAATTGAATGGCCGTAAATATACTCAAGAGGAATTTATTGAATATATGTACAAAATGCAATATCGCAAACCGGTGACAACAATTGCCCAAGTTGTTAATGAGTATTTCAAGGAATTTGTTAAAGAGACCGTTTTAAAAATAGAAGATGAAAATTTGGAAAAAAAATATCCTGAGTTTGCTCGTTTATATAAAGAATATTACGAGGGCATATTGCTTTTTAACATAACCGACCAGATGGTTTGGTCCAAAGCAGTAAAAGACACTGCCGGATTGAAAGCATTTTATGAAGAAAACAAAAATAAATACCTTTGGGATGAACGAGTTGATGCAGTTATTTTTGAAAGCAATGATATGAATGTGTTGACGAAATTTAAAAAGGCATATTCCAAAATGGTTAAAAAAGGGAAAGATGGACTTGCATCATTGCTTGCCAAATACAATAAAAAATCTGAAGTGATAAAAATTCATTCCGGTTTGTATTTAAAAGGTGAGAATCCTTTGCTAAATCCTTTTGAATGGACAGAAGGCATAAGTGAGATAGCTTCGATAAAGGACAAATTTGTATTTGTTCACATTAAAAAAATTGTTCCACCTTCACCGAAGGACTTTAATCTTGTCAAAGGAGCCGTTATTTCAGATTATCAACAATATCTTGAAAAGAAATGGTTGGATGATCTGAAACAAAAATATCCGGTTGAAGTTTTTTACGAAAATCTCAAGAATGTCAATCAACAATAA